A window of the Thermoanaerobacter uzonensis DSM 18761 genome harbors these coding sequences:
- a CDS encoding 4Fe-4S binding protein encodes MLDMLKNVVSNLTHKPATRKYPFEKREPFERARGHIENDIEKCILCGICQRVCPSNCIQVDRKEGTWSFEPFACIICGACVDACPTKSLTMLREYRPISNDKYVILQKKEVKNPPEKDKKEGI; translated from the coding sequence ATGCTGGATATGCTTAAAAATGTAGTAAGTAATCTTACTCATAAACCGGCTACAAGAAAATATCCTTTTGAAAAGAGAGAACCTTTCGAAAGGGCAAGAGGCCATATAGAAAATGATATTGAGAAGTGTATCTTATGTGGTATATGCCAAAGAGTTTGCCCTTCAAATTGTATACAGGTAGATAGAAAAGAAGGGACGTGGAGCTTTGAGCCTTTTGCATGTATAATATGTGGTGCTTGTGTGGATGCTTGCCCTACTAAGTCCCTGACCATGCTAAGAGAATATCGACCTATTTCTAATGACAAATATGTCATATTGCAAAAGAAAGAGGTTAAAAATCCTCCTGAAAAGGATAAGAAGGAAGGAATATAA
- the hypB gene encoding hydrogenase nickel incorporation protein HypB encodes MEEIVIIRDVLEANNNVAHENKAIKDEKNILMVNLIGSPGAGKTTFILRAIENLKVPCAVIEGDVTSDIDARKMAERNIPVVQINTGGSCHLNAGSVNKALKALSFDDGIVFIENVGNLICPSAFELGEDFKLAMANVPEGDDKPYKYPALFTKAKAVVLNKIDMLPFFEFDKKFFYDGIRALNPDAPIFEVSARTGEGFGEFAKWLEEEYHKFRQDK; translated from the coding sequence ATGGAGGAAATTGTAATTATAAGAGATGTACTAGAGGCTAATAATAATGTAGCTCATGAAAACAAAGCCATAAAAGATGAAAAAAACATCTTGATGGTAAACCTAATAGGCTCACCTGGAGCTGGAAAAACAACTTTTATTTTACGGGCAATTGAAAATCTCAAAGTGCCTTGTGCTGTAATTGAGGGGGATGTCACTTCAGACATTGATGCTAGGAAAATGGCTGAAAGAAATATACCTGTTGTGCAGATAAATACAGGAGGGTCTTGTCATTTAAATGCTGGTTCAGTAAACAAAGCGCTTAAGGCTTTATCTTTTGATGATGGTATTGTATTTATTGAGAATGTAGGAAATCTCATATGCCCTTCTGCCTTTGAATTAGGTGAAGACTTTAAATTGGCAATGGCTAATGTTCCAGAAGGTGATGATAAACCTTATAAATATCCAGCACTTTTTACCAAAGCAAAAGCTGTAGTTTTGAATAAAATTGACATGCTTCCCTTTTTTGAATTTGATAAGAAATTCTTCTATGATGGGATAAGGGCTTTAAATCCGGATGCACCAATTTTTGAAGTTTCTGCAAGGACAGGAGAAGGATTTGGTGAGTTTGCAAAATGGTTAGAAGAAGAGTATCACAAATTCAGGCAAGACAAATAA
- a CDS encoding hydrogenase large subunit, translated as MSEKSTIPFGPQHPVLPEPIHLKLVVEDEKVVEAYPAFGFVHRGLELLVKKKDFNQMVYVVDHICGICSAMHGQAYCQAVEELIGVDVPERAKYLRVIWAEIHRIHSHLLWFGLLADAFGFENLFMLSWRIREKIMDILEATAGNRVIISVNIVGGVRRDIDNEQAKWVLNELKEVEEGLKELDKIVRNNYTIKQRTVGVGVLSKDEAYKLGAVGPTLRGSGVPIDMRTTGYAAYKDLDFEPIVEKDGDTYARTIVRVKEMFQSIDLVRQAISKLPEGELNVKVKPNLPAGEVISRVEQPRGEVFYYIKSTGGKYLDRLRIRTPTFANLASLLYMLPGSTLADVPVLVLTIDPCISCTER; from the coding sequence ATGAGTGAAAAAAGTACAATACCATTTGGTCCACAACATCCTGTTTTGCCAGAGCCTATACACTTGAAATTGGTCGTTGAGGATGAAAAAGTAGTAGAGGCTTACCCGGCTTTTGGTTTTGTTCATAGAGGGCTTGAGTTGCTTGTTAAGAAAAAGGATTTTAATCAAATGGTATATGTGGTTGACCATATTTGTGGCATCTGCAGTGCTATGCATGGCCAAGCTTATTGCCAGGCAGTAGAGGAATTGATTGGCGTTGATGTACCAGAGAGAGCAAAATATTTAAGGGTTATTTGGGCAGAAATTCACAGGATTCACAGCCATCTTCTCTGGTTTGGCCTTTTGGCAGATGCTTTTGGATTTGAGAATCTTTTTATGTTGTCTTGGAGAATAAGGGAAAAGATAATGGATATACTGGAAGCTACAGCTGGTAACAGAGTGATTATTTCTGTAAACATTGTTGGTGGTGTGAGAAGAGATATTGATAATGAGCAGGCAAAATGGGTACTTAATGAGCTTAAAGAAGTCGAAGAAGGCTTAAAAGAGCTTGATAAAATAGTTAGAAATAATTATACTATTAAACAAAGAACCGTAGGTGTTGGTGTACTTTCTAAAGATGAAGCCTATAAGTTGGGAGCTGTAGGACCTACTCTGAGAGGAAGCGGTGTACCAATCGATATGAGAACGACAGGATATGCTGCTTATAAGGACTTAGATTTTGAACCAATTGTAGAAAAAGATGGAGATACTTATGCGCGAACAATTGTAAGGGTAAAAGAAATGTTTCAGTCAATAGACCTTGTAAGACAAGCAATAAGTAAGCTGCCAGAAGGGGAACTTAATGTAAAAGTAAAGCCTAATTTACCTGCTGGTGAAGTTATCTCAAGAGTCGAACAGCCTAGAGGCGAAGTATTTTACTACATTAAATCCACTGGAGGAAAATACTTAGATAGGCTTAGAATAAGAACGCCTACTTTTGCAAATTTAGCATCTCTTTTGTACATGCTTCCAGGCAGTACTTTAGCAGATGTACCTGTGCTTGTTTTGACAATTGACCCATGTATCAGCTGTACTGAAAGGTAG
- a CDS encoding response regulator: MSKILVLDDNKGICSLIEEIFTMDGHEVRTYSDISYFDKEIEKFRPDVGLFDLHMAKDMIKIIKKVKNIHPNMRGIIMSADEPQEPFVEFPFISKPFDIITLKNLVYDSLKQEMFV, from the coding sequence ATGAGTAAAATTTTAGTTTTAGACGATAATAAAGGAATTTGTAGTTTAATAGAAGAAATTTTTACAATGGATGGACATGAAGTAAGAACTTACAGTGATATTAGCTATTTTGACAAAGAGATAGAAAAATTTAGACCTGATGTAGGATTATTTGATTTACACATGGCAAAAGATATGATAAAAATTATTAAAAAAGTTAAGAATATTCATCCAAATATGAGAGGTATTATAATGTCAGCAGATGAGCCACAAGAGCCTTTTGTGGAGTTTCCTTTTATCTCTAAACCTTTTGACATAATAACACTAAAAAATTTAGTTTATGATAGTCTAAAGCAAGAAATGTTTGTATAA
- the hypE gene encoding hydrogenase expression/formation protein HypE yields MDKVLLSHGGGGTMMENLIEEIFSKAFDNEYIKGMEDAALLFGNITLTTDSFTVKPIFFPGGDIGKLAVCGTVNDASMRGAKPLYLTSAFIIEEGYPIEDLKRIVKSMAETAEEAGVKIVAGDTKVVEKGGVDGVFINTSGIGVVYENVDVSIKNAKPGDVVLISGTIGDHGMAIMSAREELQFDPPILSDVSPLNKMIEKLMTLEKAVKVLRDPTRGGVAEVLYEISKMSGVGIKIYEDKLPVKESVKSACDLMGFDFLHLANEGKLIAVVDRKYAEEALEIMKSDKYGKDAAIIGEVNDSKLVTINTVYGTSRIIDRPIGELLPRIC; encoded by the coding sequence ATGGATAAAGTTTTGCTGTCCCATGGTGGCGGCGGAACCATGATGGAAAATTTAATTGAAGAAATTTTTTCAAAGGCTTTTGATAATGAATATATAAAAGGGATGGAAGATGCGGCATTGCTTTTTGGGAACATCACTCTTACCACTGACAGTTTCACAGTAAAGCCTATCTTTTTCCCTGGAGGAGACATAGGAAAACTCGCAGTGTGCGGGACAGTAAATGATGCGTCTATGAGAGGAGCTAAACCTCTATATTTAACCTCAGCCTTTATAATTGAGGAAGGTTATCCAATAGAAGATTTGAAGAGAATAGTAAAATCTATGGCTGAAACAGCGGAAGAAGCAGGTGTGAAAATAGTCGCGGGGGATACTAAAGTTGTAGAAAAAGGCGGAGTCGACGGCGTATTTATAAACACTTCTGGGATAGGCGTTGTGTATGAAAATGTAGATGTATCAATTAAAAATGCAAAACCTGGAGATGTAGTGTTAATTTCTGGAACAATAGGAGACCATGGAATGGCTATTATGAGTGCGAGAGAAGAGTTGCAATTTGACCCACCAATTTTGTCAGACGTATCACCTCTTAACAAGATGATAGAAAAACTTATGACTTTGGAGAAAGCTGTTAAGGTATTGCGGGACCCTACAAGGGGTGGAGTGGCAGAAGTACTTTATGAGATATCAAAAATGAGCGGTGTTGGTATTAAAATATACGAAGATAAGTTGCCTGTAAAAGAGAGTGTAAAATCTGCTTGTGATTTGATGGGATTTGACTTTTTGCACTTAGCAAATGAAGGTAAGTTAATTGCAGTTGTTGACAGGAAATACGCGGAAGAAGCCTTAGAAATCATGAAATCAGATAAATATGGAAAAGATGCTGCTATAATAGGTGAAGTGAATGATTCAAAACTTGTTACAATCAATACAGTTTATGGCACTTCGAGAATTATAGATAGACCCATAGGGGAACTGCTTCCTAGGATATGCTAA
- a CDS encoding HypC/HybG/HupF family hydrogenase formation chaperone → MCIAVPSKVLKIEGKVAETELGGVIRRVSIEMVPEVKVGDYVMVHAGLAISIVDKEEAEMERELWEELMEVLNDAADRND, encoded by the coding sequence ATGTGCATTGCAGTTCCATCAAAAGTGTTAAAAATTGAAGGAAAAGTTGCAGAAACAGAATTAGGCGGTGTAATAAGAAGAGTATCGATAGAGATGGTGCCAGAGGTTAAAGTGGGAGATTATGTAATGGTTCATGCAGGGCTTGCTATAAGCATTGTGGATAAAGAAGAAGCAGAAATGGAAAGGGAGCTTTGGGAAGAACTTATGGAGGTTTTAAATGATGCAGCAGACAGAAATGATTGA
- the hypD gene encoding hydrogenase formation protein HypD — protein MMQQTEMIEKAKRAIEALNPGGPFNIMEVCGSHTMAISKFGLRQLLPKNIRLISGPGCPVCVTAQNEIDSVVELANRNVVIATFGDLIRVPGSKSSLQLERAAGKEVKVFYSPLDALKYAEGNPSKEVVFIGIGFETTVPTVAVTIKEAKKKNIKNYSVYCLHKTMPEALRALLEGGSNVQGFLLPGHVSAITGSKIYEFIPKEFGVGGVISGFEAMDILMSIIMLLKNYKNPAIEIQYKRVVRKEGNLEAQKIIDEIFEPCDSTWRGLGTIKGSGLRIKDKYKDFDAAVKFDIKPIGEEIEIKGCRCGDVLKGSIYPNECPLFGRACTPENPVGPCMVSSEGSCAAFYKYGA, from the coding sequence ATGATGCAGCAGACAGAAATGATTGAAAAGGCAAAAAGAGCAATTGAAGCTTTAAATCCGGGTGGTCCTTTTAATATCATGGAGGTATGTGGTTCCCATACAATGGCTATCTCAAAATTTGGATTAAGACAGCTTTTGCCTAAAAATATAAGGCTTATATCAGGCCCAGGATGTCCTGTGTGCGTGACAGCGCAGAACGAAATAGATAGTGTAGTAGAACTTGCTAATAGAAATGTTGTAATTGCTACTTTCGGGGACCTTATAAGGGTGCCAGGTAGCAAGTCATCATTGCAGTTAGAGAGAGCAGCAGGCAAAGAGGTAAAAGTGTTTTATTCACCTCTTGATGCTTTAAAATACGCTGAGGGAAATCCGAGCAAAGAGGTAGTTTTTATAGGAATAGGATTTGAAACAACTGTTCCGACTGTTGCTGTTACTATAAAGGAGGCGAAGAAGAAAAATATAAAAAATTACAGTGTATACTGCCTTCATAAGACAATGCCTGAAGCTTTAAGAGCACTTCTTGAAGGAGGTTCAAACGTACAAGGTTTTTTACTTCCAGGACATGTGAGTGCAATAACTGGAAGCAAGATATATGAGTTTATTCCTAAAGAATTTGGAGTTGGTGGTGTAATTTCTGGCTTTGAAGCAATGGATATTTTGATGAGTATTATAATGCTTCTCAAAAATTATAAAAATCCCGCTATTGAAATTCAGTATAAAAGAGTGGTAAGAAAAGAAGGAAATCTTGAAGCACAAAAGATAATTGATGAAATTTTTGAACCTTGTGATAGTACTTGGAGAGGTCTTGGAACGATCAAAGGTTCAGGACTTAGGATAAAAGACAAGTATAAAGACTTTGATGCGGCGGTAAAATTTGATATAAAACCAATTGGAGAAGAAATCGAGATAAAAGGTTGCCGATGTGGAGATGTTTTAAAGGGAAGTATTTATCCTAATGAGTGTCCTCTGTTTGGAAGAGCATGTACACCTGAAAATCCTGTGGGGCCTTGCATGGTCTCTTCAGAAGGTTCTTGCGCAGCTTTTTATAAGTACGGGGCTTAA
- the hypF gene encoding carbamoyltransferase HypF — protein sequence MVRRRVSQIQARQINIYGIVQGVGFRPFVFNIAQKYNLKGMVYNNSSGVYIEVEGEKENVECFIKEIKENPPSLAVIDEIKIKESEVKNYREFKIRESKEDDGFVPVSPDMGVCDDCLKEMNDPNDRRYRYPFINCTNCGPRFSIIEDIPYDRPKTSMKVFPMCEKCEQEYNNPNDRRFHAQPIACFDCGPKLEFVGDNCQEDEIKCVVDSLKRGKIVAIKGIGGFHLAVNALDDEAVSTLRSRKKRYGKPFAVMMKDIKQVEEYCIVSEEEKKLLLSQRKPIVLLKKKGEKLARGVADGLNTLGVMLPYAPIHYLLMEEIDFPIVMTSGNVSEEPLCKDNEEALEKLKDIADAFLLNNRDIVNRIDDSVTSFNGGAERIIRRARGYAPQPILLKKDVKANVLAVGGFYKNTFCMTRGQYAFISHHIGDLDNGKTFEYYKEQIERYKGLFRVTPQVIAHDMHKGYLSTQYALSCDLPRVEVQHHHAHIASCMAEYNITDKVIGIAYDGTGYGTDGNIWGAEFLICDLKDFLRVGHLKYKPLPGGELAIRKIYRVALGFISEDINFYKDFVERFDSKEVDLILKQIEKKINTPYVSSMGRFFDAAASLLGVKDQVLFEGQGAMELESLIIENDDFYDFDVYRDEEYIINPEIILHQLYEDYKNGIDKRIIATKFHNSIVEFTHYLALELRKEFGINKVVLSGGSFQNRYLLKKLLAKLTASGFEVYSNSKVPCNDGGISLGQAVIANRKLEG from the coding sequence ATGGTTAGAAGAAGAGTATCACAAATTCAGGCAAGACAAATAAATATTTATGGCATTGTACAGGGCGTTGGTTTTCGCCCTTTTGTCTTTAATATTGCACAAAAATACAATTTAAAGGGAATGGTATATAACAATTCCTCTGGAGTGTATATAGAGGTTGAAGGAGAAAAAGAAAACGTAGAATGTTTCATAAAAGAAATAAAAGAAAATCCTCCTTCTTTAGCTGTTATAGACGAGATAAAAATAAAAGAGTCAGAAGTTAAAAATTATAGAGAATTCAAAATTAGGGAAAGTAAAGAAGATGACGGATTTGTCCCTGTGTCCCCTGATATGGGAGTTTGCGACGATTGTTTAAAGGAAATGAACGACCCAAATGACAGAAGATACAGGTATCCTTTTATAAATTGTACAAATTGTGGGCCAAGGTTTTCTATAATAGAGGATATTCCTTATGACAGACCTAAAACTTCTATGAAAGTATTTCCAATGTGTGAAAAATGTGAACAAGAATACAATAACCCCAATGACAGGAGATTTCACGCGCAACCGATAGCCTGTTTTGACTGTGGTCCTAAGCTTGAATTTGTAGGAGATAATTGTCAGGAAGATGAAATAAAATGTGTTGTAGATTCTCTTAAAAGGGGTAAAATTGTCGCTATTAAAGGTATAGGCGGTTTTCACTTAGCAGTAAATGCTCTTGACGATGAAGCTGTTTCTACTTTGAGAAGTCGAAAAAAGAGATATGGAAAGCCTTTTGCAGTTATGATGAAAGACATAAAGCAGGTAGAGGAGTATTGCATTGTAAGTGAAGAAGAAAAAAAACTTCTTTTAAGTCAGAGAAAGCCGATTGTACTTTTAAAGAAAAAAGGAGAAAAACTTGCAAGAGGTGTTGCTGACGGATTAAATACGTTAGGAGTAATGCTTCCATACGCTCCTATACATTATCTTTTGATGGAAGAGATTGATTTTCCTATTGTAATGACAAGCGGAAATGTCAGTGAAGAACCTCTTTGCAAAGACAATGAAGAAGCTTTAGAAAAATTAAAGGATATAGCTGATGCTTTTCTTTTAAACAATAGAGATATAGTCAATAGAATAGATGATTCAGTAACTTCCTTTAATGGAGGTGCTGAGAGGATTATAAGAAGGGCAAGAGGATATGCCCCTCAGCCAATTTTATTGAAAAAAGATGTCAAAGCAAATGTGCTGGCGGTTGGTGGCTTTTACAAAAATACCTTTTGCATGACTCGCGGTCAATATGCTTTTATAAGCCATCACATAGGAGATTTGGACAATGGAAAGACTTTTGAATATTATAAAGAGCAGATAGAAAGGTATAAAGGACTTTTTAGAGTGACCCCTCAGGTAATAGCTCATGACATGCATAAAGGTTATCTTTCTACTCAGTACGCCTTGTCCTGTGACTTGCCCCGAGTTGAGGTCCAACACCATCATGCTCATATTGCTAGTTGTATGGCAGAGTATAATATTACAGATAAAGTGATAGGGATAGCCTATGATGGCACTGGATATGGTACAGATGGTAATATATGGGGTGCAGAATTTTTGATATGCGATTTAAAGGATTTTTTAAGAGTAGGACATTTGAAATACAAGCCACTTCCAGGTGGAGAGTTGGCGATAAGAAAGATTTACAGGGTAGCTTTAGGTTTTATTTCAGAGGATATAAATTTTTATAAAGATTTTGTGGAAAGATTTGATTCTAAAGAAGTTGATTTAATTTTAAAGCAAATTGAGAAGAAGATTAACACCCCCTATGTGTCTAGTATGGGAAGATTTTTTGATGCAGCGGCTTCTTTGCTAGGGGTAAAAGACCAAGTACTTTTTGAGGGGCAGGGTGCAATGGAGCTGGAGAGTTTAATAATTGAAAATGATGATTTTTATGATTTTGATGTTTATCGCGATGAAGAATATATAATAAATCCAGAAATAATATTACACCAACTCTATGAGGACTATAAAAATGGAATTGACAAAAGAATAATTGCGACAAAATTTCACAACTCCATTGTAGAGTTTACTCACTATTTAGCATTGGAGTTGAGAAAAGAGTTTGGTATAAATAAAGTGGTATTAAGCGGCGGAAGTTTTCAAAACAGGTATTTATTAAAGAAACTACTGGCTAAGCTTACTGCTTCAGGGTTCGAAGTCTATTCTAACAGTAAAGTCCCCTGCAATGATGGAGGAATTTCATTAGGTCAGGCTGTTATTGCGAATAGAAAATTGGAGGGATAA
- the rpmE gene encoding 50S ribosomal protein L31, which produces MKPNIHPTYYHDAVVRCACGNTFITGSTKKEIRVEICSKCHPFFTGQQKIVDTGGRVERFRKRFNLEEK; this is translated from the coding sequence GTGAAACCGAATATACATCCTACCTATTATCATGATGCGGTTGTAAGGTGTGCATGTGGAAATACTTTTATAACAGGTTCTACAAAGAAAGAAATTAGAGTAGAAATATGCTCCAAATGCCATCCTTTCTTTACAGGCCAGCAGAAGATTGTAGATACAGGTGGAAGAGTCGAGAGATTTAGAAAGAGATTTAATTTAGAAGAAAAATAA
- the rho gene encoding transcription termination factor Rho, which translates to MHFDIGTLENLSLMELREIAKELGIKSITRYRKQELREKILEKASQLNGENLIQEDNKKEEGLNEGQTEGLQESAIDKSTDDTSNTNSDISKNGYAKSIATENSANGLQAQSTSSKANLPIAKELSDPLKELIQTQGDVVAEGILDILPDGYGFLRVENFVQGPKDIYISQSQIRRFGLKVGDKVRGITRIPREGEKYSAILYVESINGEDPENAKKRIPFDELTPIFPNEKLKLETSPTEFSMRLVDIIAPIGKGQRGMIVAPPKAGKTTLLKQIANSISQNHPEVILIVLLIDERPEEVTDMKRSIRGEVVYSTFDELPEHHTKVAEMVLEYAKRLVEYKKDVVILLDSITRLARAYNLITPPSGRTLSGGIDPSALHPPKRFFGAARNIEEGGSLTILATALIETGSRMDEVIFEEFKGTGNMELHLDRKLQERRIFPAIDIYKSGTRKEELLLTKEELEAMWILRKAMSNLPPAEVTEMLIEKLIRTKSNAEFINMIRAQLYKS; encoded by the coding sequence TTGCATTTTGATATTGGTACTTTGGAAAATTTAAGTTTGATGGAACTGAGGGAAATTGCAAAAGAGTTAGGTATTAAAAGTATTACGAGATACAGAAAACAAGAGTTGAGAGAAAAAATTTTGGAAAAAGCTAGTCAGCTAAATGGAGAAAATTTAATTCAAGAGGATAACAAAAAAGAAGAAGGTTTAAATGAAGGGCAAACAGAAGGATTACAAGAAAGTGCGATAGATAAAAGTACAGATGATACTTCAAATACTAATTCTGACATATCGAAAAATGGTTATGCAAAGTCTATTGCTACTGAAAATAGCGCAAATGGCTTACAAGCTCAATCAACTTCTTCAAAAGCGAACTTGCCAATTGCTAAAGAACTTTCTGATCCGTTGAAAGAACTTATACAGACACAAGGAGATGTAGTGGCAGAAGGCATTCTTGATATTTTGCCAGATGGTTACGGATTTTTAAGAGTAGAAAATTTTGTTCAAGGGCCCAAAGATATATATATTTCTCAATCGCAAATAAGACGCTTTGGCTTAAAAGTTGGCGACAAAGTAAGGGGTATTACAAGGATTCCTAGAGAAGGGGAAAAATATTCTGCAATTCTGTATGTGGAATCTATAAATGGTGAAGATCCTGAAAATGCTAAAAAAAGAATTCCCTTTGATGAATTAACTCCTATTTTTCCCAATGAAAAATTGAAGTTAGAGACTTCACCTACGGAATTTTCTATGAGATTGGTAGATATCATTGCTCCTATAGGTAAAGGGCAAAGGGGCATGATTGTTGCACCGCCAAAAGCAGGAAAAACCACTTTACTTAAGCAAATTGCCAATAGCATTTCACAAAACCATCCAGAAGTTATTCTCATTGTGCTTTTAATTGATGAACGACCTGAAGAAGTAACTGACATGAAACGTTCTATAAGAGGAGAAGTAGTATATTCTACTTTTGATGAACTACCAGAACACCATACTAAAGTGGCTGAAATGGTATTAGAGTACGCTAAAAGACTTGTGGAGTATAAAAAGGATGTGGTGATTCTTTTAGATAGTATTACAAGGTTGGCAAGAGCTTATAACCTTATTACACCTCCTTCAGGAAGAACTCTTTCTGGTGGCATTGACCCTTCTGCATTACATCCTCCGAAAAGATTTTTTGGAGCAGCTAGGAATATAGAAGAGGGTGGAAGTTTAACTATCCTTGCTACTGCTTTGATTGAAACGGGAAGCCGTATGGATGAAGTTATATTTGAAGAATTTAAGGGAACGGGCAATATGGAACTTCATCTTGATAGAAAATTACAAGAAAGAAGGATATTCCCTGCTATTGATATATACAAATCGGGTACAAGAAAAGAAGAATTGCTGCTTACAAAAGAAGAATTGGAGGCCATGTGGATATTAAGGAAAGCTATGTCAAATTTACCGCCTGCAGAGGTTACAGAGATGTTAATTGAAAAATTAATACGAACTAAATCTAATGCGGAGTTTATAAATATGATAAGGGCACAATTATATAAATCTTGA
- a CDS encoding class II fructose-1,6-bisphosphate aldolase produces MLVTGIEILEKAHKEGYAVGAFNTSNLEITQAIVEAAEETKSPVIIQVSEGGLKYAGIETISAIVRTMAEKASVPIALHLDHGTDFNTVMKCLRNGWTSVMMDASKLPLEENIKVTKTVVQIAHGMGVSVEAEIGKIGGTEDNITVDEREAAMTDPQEALKFAKETGVDYLAIAIGTAHGPYKGEPKLDFDRLKKIKEMLNIPLVLHGASGVPEEAIKKAVSLGINKINIDTDIRQAFARRLRDLLEKDSEVYDPRKILGPCRDAMKEVIKQKMILFGAAGKA; encoded by the coding sequence ATGTTAGTGACAGGTATAGAGATATTAGAAAAGGCCCATAAAGAAGGATATGCAGTTGGAGCTTTTAACACCAGTAATTTAGAAATTACCCAAGCCATTGTGGAAGCGGCAGAAGAAACTAAATCACCAGTCATAATACAAGTCAGTGAGGGAGGATTGAAATACGCTGGTATTGAGACGATTTCTGCGATCGTCAGGACAATGGCTGAAAAGGCGTCAGTTCCAATTGCTCTTCATCTTGACCATGGTACAGATTTCAATACAGTCATGAAATGCTTGAGAAATGGTTGGACTTCTGTAATGATGGATGCCTCTAAATTGCCCCTCGAAGAAAATATAAAAGTGACGAAAACTGTAGTGCAAATTGCTCACGGAATGGGGGTTTCTGTTGAAGCTGAAATCGGGAAAATTGGTGGTACAGAGGATAATATCACAGTAGATGAAAGAGAAGCGGCCATGACAGACCCACAAGAAGCTTTAAAATTTGCAAAAGAAACAGGAGTAGATTATTTAGCTATAGCTATCGGGACAGCTCATGGACCTTACAAAGGAGAACCTAAGCTTGACTTTGATAGACTTAAAAAGATAAAAGAAATGCTCAATATTCCTTTAGTTTTACATGGAGCTTCAGGAGTCCCTGAAGAGGCTATAAAAAAAGCAGTGAGTCTGGGCATAAATAAGATAAATATAGATACGGATATAAGACAGGCATTTGCACGAAGACTAAGAGATTTATTAGAAAAAGATAGTGAAGTATACGACCCAAGAAAAATTTTAGGTCCTTGTAGAGATGCGATGAAAGAAGTAATTAAACAAAAGATGATTTTATTTGGAGCAGCAGGAAAAGCATAA
- the hypA gene encoding hydrogenase maturation nickel metallochaperone HypA: MHELSVTQSLVDMVLEEAEKREVKKVTKVTVVIGELTGLESESIKFYFDILSENTVAEGAELTFKIIKAQFKCRQCGTIFERSNFTFNCPVCGGVGVLVNKGKEFYIESIEVE, from the coding sequence TTGCATGAGTTGTCTGTGACCCAAAGTCTGGTTGACATGGTGCTGGAAGAAGCAGAAAAGAGAGAGGTTAAAAAAGTTACCAAAGTTACAGTTGTAATAGGGGAACTTACTGGTCTTGAAAGTGAAAGTATAAAGTTTTATTTTGACATATTATCAGAAAATACGGTAGCAGAAGGAGCAGAGCTAACGTTTAAAATTATAAAAGCACAGTTTAAGTGCAGGCAGTGTGGTACCATTTTTGAAAGGTCTAATTTTACTTTTAACTGTCCTGTATGTGGAGGAGTAGGAGTTTTGGTGAACAAAGGGAAAGAATTTTACATTGAAAGTATAGAGGTGGAATAG